TGCTTTAATGCAAGTCTATACTTTATTACTGGTTGATGTTTTCGTAGCCTAGTGAGCCCTTAGAGAACGGCTCGTGTCATGAAGTTATTGACATTCTGTCTTGTGTTGCCAGCTCTGCTTGGATTGCCATCAGTGCGTACGAGGATGCGTTTGCTTTTGTGCATGTTGGAAAGAGTCCCCATGTCTATGGTCCAAATAGAGGTAAAAATCTATGAGAGGTGGCTATTGAATGTAAATAGTGCCTTTCCTACTTCTGTTGCTTAAGCCCAATCTAATCCAGTACATTATTCCAGATTTGAAGATCTTCCATGTCATAATTTTCAGAAATATTTTTATCCACCAGAAATTGTAGAGAGGGCAAACATCATGCACGTTGTATATAAGACCAGTGATATCCGCGGTACGGTTTGGAGCATGTGCTTCATGAGGACTCGCTGTTCGATGGATGAATATTACCCTGTTGTGGCCATGATAATTAATAGGTTTGCTCTTGGATCGTTACATACAGTTGCTATCTGATTCCCTtgtactgttatttagcaatttCTTTGTTTCAGGAAGGGCTCTGATGTGAATGAATTGTCAGTGTATGCACTAGCTGCCAACGATGGTGGCATCCAGCACCTATCTAGTTTCTCAGAACCTGGACctttggcgcttgacatctcagaAATTCCTCAGCTGGATGGCTTTGCACTTCTATTTCGTGCTGGTGATATTCTATTTGTGGATCTCAGGGAACCGAAAGACATCTGCTGTACCATTAGGATAAGCATAACAGGTAGTCTGATTGGAGGGCAGATCAGTGTTGAAGATTCCTGTCGAGGATTAGATGTTGATGACGATGTTGCTGCTTGTGCTTTGCTAGAACTGAGAGACTCTGGAAATAACATAATGATGGATGACAATTACATGGCTATTGATGGTGTTGATAATGCAGGTAGCATGAAATCAAGGCTTATTTGCTCATGGAGCTGGGAGCCAGATGCAGTGCGAGGACGACCGAGGCTGATCTTTTGCTTGGACGACGGAGAATTTCATACGCTGGAATTTAATTGGGATGTTGAAGGAGTGAAGGTATTGCCTGAGCGTGTCCATAGGGGGTTGCCTTGTAGACCTCTTTTATGGATGAACAGAGGAATGATAGCAGGGTTTGTAGAGATGGGAGATGGAATGATTCTTCAACTTGAACATGGAAGACTGGTGCACAAAAGTGCAGTTCAGAATGTAGGACCTATATTAGATTTAGCAATTGCTGACTACCATGGTGAGAAGCAGGATCAAATGTTTTCATGTTGCGGAATGTGCCCAGAGGGATCACTGCGTGTTATACGCAATGGTATCAATGTGGAGAAACTTCTGAGGACCGAACCTATTTATCAGGGTGTTACTGGTTTGTGGACATTGAGAATGAAGAGAACTGATACATATCACTCTTTTCTTATATTAGCATTTGTTGAGGAAACAAGAGTACTATCAGTAGGACTGAGCTTTAATGACATCAGTGATGCTGTTGGATTCCAGCCTGATGTTTGCACTTTGGCGTGTGGTTTAATAGCTGATGGTTTGCTTGTGCAAATTCACAGCAAAGGTGTAAAGCTTTGTTTGCCTACAACATATGCGCACCCTGAGGGCGCTCCCTTAACTTCCCCAGTTTCTTTTGTCTGGTATCCTGATGTCACTATCAGTGTTGGTGCTGTTGGACAGAATATGGTTGCTGTTGCTACATCAAATCCTTGTTGCCTTTATATTCTCAGGGTCAGATCATTATCTTCATTTCGGTATGAGTTGTATGAGACACAGCATGTCCAATTGCAATATGAAGTTTCTTGCATATCCATCCCGGAAGAGGACTCGAAACTTAGAACTGTATCTTCTGCAGTGGGTGGTGGTGATGTTAGGAAGAGAAAAGGGAATAATCTTGCTGCTAAAGTTGATGTCCGCATGTTTGCTGTCATTGGAACTCATAAACCTTCTGTGGAGGTTGTCTCACTGGAACCGGAAGAAGCATTTAGGCTACTCTCTATTGGGTCTATATCAGTAAACAATGCGTTTGGTGCTCCTATCAGTGGCTGTATACCTGAAAATGTTCGGTTTGTAGCATCTGAGAGGTTCTACATTCTGGCAGGTCTAAGGAATGGCATGCTACTCAGGTTTGAGTCAGACACGAGCAAAGACCATTATTTCCCTGGTTCCTTTTACAAGGATTCTTTTACACCTTGTGTTAATACACCCCTTCAGTTGATTGCCATACGCCATATTGGAATTACCCCGGTTGGCTTGGTAGCATTGCGTGATTCAGCTAATGCTGACATTATTGTTCTCAGTGATAGGTCTTGGCTATTACACGCTAGTAGGCACAGCTTGGCATATTCATCCATCTCATTTCTGCCTGCGTCCCATGTGACTCCGGTATCTTCCGTGGATTGCCCCAGTGGTCTGCTGTTCGTTGCAGAGAACTGTTTGCATTTGGTAAGTCACCAGGACTTCTTTGAATCTACAAAGAAAAACATGTCTGCACATATTTTCTTCTGAGAGGTCAGGAATGATTGTGTTATCTCTCATAGTTCATATCACGAGTCACCGAGATTGATAACAAAGAATTGTGAAGGGTATAATAGTGCAAACTAAGTTGAACTATAAGATTAGATCATTGTTGTTGTTTGATGCCTATTAAGTAGTAACTATATATACTACCTTTGTTCTGCAATCAATGTCTAGCTTAGAATTCATCTTTTAAAAGTTCGATACAGGACCTCCAGGAGGAGCCTGTGCGCCAGACTTGCCTTTTAGCATTAATATAAACAGAAGTAGTTAAATTTGACAGATGGAAATGATATTTGTAGATTTGTTGTGAAGAGTAATTTCAATGATTTTTGCTAACATATAATTAGAAAAGTAATGGTAGAATTTTTGTATTAGTGGTTGTGTCAGATGTGATAATAACTTCTATGGTAGGGGCTGTAACTGGTATGAAGCCAAGATGGAGGGAATTTTACTTCATCCCTCTCTTACGCTCATTTCATATCTTCCTCCATGAGATCTTTTCCTCGGACTGAAGAAACAGTGGCTTGCTCATGTCCCAaacaactccagcagtggctaaATTCCATGGCTAACCAGACAACCAAATAAGTCTTCTGACCATTCAAGTATTCCGGCCAACAAGCACTATATGCAGATTTCTGCACTTCCTGAAATCAGCAATTCCTGAGCTACTACGAAAAATTTGATCAAGTATCTTCTTTGATTGTGATGATTGTTTAGTCTGCATGAATAATAAAATATCTAGCTTAACACTGTTTCTGGGATACTGAACTGTTTGCCAGCAAATAGGGTGCCCATTAGTCATTATCCAGGGCAGATCATGGTTCAGTTTTTCTTTGACCTTTGGAAGTAAGTTCCACTTTATTATTCCAATATGCATGTGCTTTGTGAGTTATTAGTTAGAGACCTGTAGGGAAACTGGGTTGGTAGCAGTTGTCAGAGTTATTACTTCTTTTATAgcacatgtgcttttgttttggtGATGTTAGCTGATTTGAAATATTGAAACaggaaatgttggccaagtcagaCCTCTTAGTTTTGTCCCTTCAGAACCCTACCGCGTTCAGATATACTTCTTTCTGTTCTAGGCCGTCAGTTATGTCCCTCATATGTTATGAGGCAATTACTGGCAAGCAAAAGCATGTCACTTTGTCTTTAGGGCTTTTGCTGTAGCTGTTGTTATGGATGGTGTTTCTATTTTCTCCCCTCGTTCCTACATATGTTTGCACACATGTGTTGCCGTTTGTATTCCTTTTTTGTCAGTCTGAAGCAATTTTTTTGTCAGGTTGAGATGGTTCATGGCAAAAGATTAAATGCACAGAAGTTTTCAATTGGAGGGACTCCAAGGAAAGTGCTATACCACAGCGATAGTAGAACACTGTTGGTTATGAGAACTGGTTTAACCGGTGCATCATGTTCTTCAGATATTGTCCAAATAGATCCAAATAATGGCACCTTGCTTTCCAGATTCAAGTGTGAACCTGGTGAAACTGCAAGATGCATCCAGATTGCGAAAATAGGAAGTGAGCAAGTGTTAATTGTTGGGACAAGTAAATC
This region of Lolium perenne isolate Kyuss_39 chromosome 2, Kyuss_2.0, whole genome shotgun sequence genomic DNA includes:
- the LOC127322053 gene encoding uncharacterized protein isoform X1; its protein translation is MEPSASGDGSSAADAATATAAAAPSSSSGPSTSAPAGVAGPSATHYLAKRVLHGSAVQHVARGRFRSEHLWEIVLCKETSLELVVVGEDGVLQSICEQSTFGIIKDVGVLDWRFKQFGIWPEIEGKEILVLLSDSGKLSLLYFSCQMHRFIAIGNIELSKPGNMRDQLGRILAIDHDSAWIAISAYEDAFAFVHVGKSPHVYGPNREIVERANIMHVVYKTSDIRGTVWSMCFMRTRCSMDEYYPVVAMIINRKGSDVNELSVYALAANDGGIQHLSSFSEPGPLALDISEIPQLDGFALLFRAGDILFVDLREPKDICCTIRISITGSLIGGQISVEDSCRGLDVDDDVAACALLELRDSGNNIMMDDNYMAIDGVDNAGSMKSRLICSWSWEPDAVRGRPRLIFCLDDGEFHTLEFNWDVEGVKVLPERVHRGLPCRPLLWMNRGMIAGFVEMGDGMILQLEHGRLVHKSAVQNVGPILDLAIADYHGEKQDQMFSCCGMCPEGSLRVIRNGINVEKLLRTEPIYQGVTGLWTLRMKRTDTYHSFLILAFVEETRVLSVGLSFNDISDAVGFQPDVCTLACGLIADGLLVQIHSKGVKLCLPTTYAHPEGAPLTSPVSFVWYPDVTISVGAVGQNMVAVATSNPCCLYILRVRSLSSFRYELYETQHVQLQYEVSCISIPEEDSKLRTVSSAVGGGDVRKRKGNNLAAKVDVRMFAVIGTHKPSVEVVSLEPEEAFRLLSIGSISVNNAFGAPISGCIPENVRFVASERFYILAGLRNGMLLRFESDTSKDHYFPGSFYKDSFTPCVNTPLQLIAIRHIGITPVGLVALRDSANADIIVLSDRSWLLHASRHSLAYSSISFLPASHVTPVSSVDCPSGLLFVAENCLHLVEMVHGKRLNAQKFSIGGTPRKVLYHSDSRTLLVMRTGLTGASCSSDIVQIDPNNGTLLSRFKCEPGETARCIQIAKIGSEQVLIVGTSKSNDHPMMPNGEAESSIKGRLIVLSLDTLGSPRESSSFIPTSNLSSSSHTGSFPEIVGYATEELSSNSMCSSPDDVCYNQIQLEQMTGHLRSLTHVTFAGAVLAVYPYLDRYVLAAAGNTLCVFGFVNENPHRMKKYAVSRTRFTITCLKTYASRIAVGDCRDGLLFYSYNESLRKLELIYADPAQRLVGDVALLNCETAVVSDRCGSISVLSCPRLEVSESPEKNLAVHCSFFMGEIAMSIQKAAFRYRLPIDNETDPVLESAYNCVVASTMLGSVFVLIPLTSEEHHLLQDVQERLSVHQLTAPLLGNDHAEFRRRGIPSGVPSILDGDMLVQFLELTSEQQQTILDAAPSGKGPPRSISIFQVMRTLERVHYALN
- the LOC127322053 gene encoding uncharacterized protein isoform X2, yielding MEPSASGDGSSAADAATATAAAAPSSSSGPSTSAPAGVAGPSATHYLAKRVLHGSAVQHVARGRFRSEHLWEIVLCKETSLELVVVGEDGVLQSICEQSTFGIIKDVGVLDWRFKQFGIWPEIEGKEILVLLSDSGKLSLLYFSCQMHRFIAIGNIELSKPGNMRDQLGRILAIDHDSAWIAISAYEDAFAFVHVGKSPHVYGPNREIVERANIMHVVYKTSDIRGTVWSMCFMRTRCSMDEYYPVVAMIINRKGSDVNELSVYALAANDGGIQHLSSFSEPGPLALDISEIPQLDGFALLFRAGDILFVDLREPKDICCTIRISITGSLIGGQISVEDSCRGLDVDDDVAACALLELRDSGNNIMMDDNYMAIDGVDNAGSMKSRLICSWSWEPDAVRGRPRLIFCLDDGEFHTLEFNWDVEGVKVLPERVHRGLPCRPLLWMNRGMIAGFVEMGDGMILQLEHGRLVHKSAVQNVGPILDLAIADYHGEKQDQMFSCCGMCPEGSLRVIRNGINVEKLLRTEPIYQGVTGLWTLRMKRTDTYHSFLILAFVEETRVLSVGLSFNDISDAVGFQPDVCTLACGLIADGLLVQIHSKGVKLCLPTTYAHPEGAPLTSPVSFVWYPDVTISVGAVGQNMVAVATSNPCCLYILRVRSLSSFRYELYETQHVQLQYEVSCISIPEEDSKLRTVSSAVGGGDVRKRKGNNLAAKVDVRMFAVIGTHKPSVEVVSLEPEEAFRLLSIGSISVNNAFGAPISGCIPENVRFVASERFYILAGLRNGMLLRFESDTSKDHYFPGSFYKDSFTPCVNTPLQLIAIRHIGITPVGLVALRDSANADIIVLSDRSWLLHASRHSLAYSSISFLPASHVTPVSSVDCPSGLLFVAENCLHLVEMVHGKRLNAQKFSIGGTPRKVLYHSDSRTLLVMRTGLTGASCSSDIVQIDPNNGTLLSRFKCEPGETARCIQIAKIGSEQVLIVGTSKSNDHPMMPNGEAESIKGRLIVLSLDTLGSPRESSSFIPTSNLSSSSHTGSFPEIVGYATEELSSNSMCSSPDDVCYNQIQLEQMTGHLRSLTHVTFAGAVLAVYPYLDRYVLAAAGNTLCVFGFVNENPHRMKKYAVSRTRFTITCLKTYASRIAVGDCRDGLLFYSYNESLRKLELIYADPAQRLVGDVALLNCETAVVSDRCGSISVLSCPRLEVSESPEKNLAVHCSFFMGEIAMSIQKAAFRYRLPIDNETDPVLESAYNCVVASTMLGSVFVLIPLTSEEHHLLQDVQERLSVHQLTAPLLGNDHAEFRRRGIPSGVPSILDGDMLVQFLELTSEQQQTILDAAPSGKGPPRSISIFQVMRTLERVHYALN
- the LOC127322053 gene encoding uncharacterized protein isoform X3, coding for MTLLGLPSVRTRMRLLLCMLERVPMSMVQIEKYFYPPEIVERANIMHVVYKTSDIRGTVWSMCFMRTRCSMDEYYPVVAMIINRKGSDVNELSVYALAANDGGIQHLSSFSEPGPLALDISEIPQLDGFALLFRAGDILFVDLREPKDICCTIRISITGSLIGGQISVEDSCRGLDVDDDVAACALLELRDSGNNIMMDDNYMAIDGVDNAGSMKSRLICSWSWEPDAVRGRPRLIFCLDDGEFHTLEFNWDVEGVKVLPERVHRGLPCRPLLWMNRGMIAGFVEMGDGMILQLEHGRLVHKSAVQNVGPILDLAIADYHGEKQDQMFSCCGMCPEGSLRVIRNGINVEKLLRTEPIYQGVTGLWTLRMKRTDTYHSFLILAFVEETRVLSVGLSFNDISDAVGFQPDVCTLACGLIADGLLVQIHSKGVKLCLPTTYAHPEGAPLTSPVSFVWYPDVTISVGAVGQNMVAVATSNPCCLYILRVRSLSSFRYELYETQHVQLQYEVSCISIPEEDSKLRTVSSAVGGGDVRKRKGNNLAAKVDVRMFAVIGTHKPSVEVVSLEPEEAFRLLSIGSISVNNAFGAPISGCIPENVRFVASERFYILAGLRNGMLLRFESDTSKDHYFPGSFYKDSFTPCVNTPLQLIAIRHIGITPVGLVALRDSANADIIVLSDRSWLLHASRHSLAYSSISFLPASHVTPVSSVDCPSGLLFVAENCLHLVEMVHGKRLNAQKFSIGGTPRKVLYHSDSRTLLVMRTGLTGASCSSDIVQIDPNNGTLLSRFKCEPGETARCIQIAKIGSEQVLIVGTSKSNDHPMMPNGEAESSIKGRLIVLSLDTLGSPRESSSFIPTSNLSSSSHTGSFPEIVGYATEELSSNSMCSSPDDVCYNQIQLEQMTGHLRSLTHVTFAGAVLAVYPYLDRYVLAAAGNTLCVFGFVNENPHRMKKYAVSRTRFTITCLKTYASRIAVGDCRDGLLFYSYNESLRKLELIYADPAQRLVGDVALLNCETAVVSDRCGSISVLSCPRLEVSESPEKNLAVHCSFFMGEIAMSIQKAAFRYRLPIDNETDPVLESAYNCVVASTMLGSVFVLIPLTSEEHHLLQDVQERLSVHQLTAPLLGNDHAEFRRRGIPSGVPSILDGDMLVQFLELTSEQQQTILDAAPSGKGPPRSISIFQVMRTLERVHYALN